One window from the genome of Paracoccus zhejiangensis encodes:
- the trkA gene encoding Trk system potassium transporter TrkA encodes MKIIICGAGQVGWQIARHLSVERNDVTVIDNNAELVRRATDALDVQGVTGFASHPDVLDRAGARDADLIIAATHSDEVNMVTCQVAHSVFQIPRKIARLRSAAYLDAIYSDLYRTEHLPIDVVISPEREVAQAAMQRLSAPSTFDAETFMGNRVHLLGIALDEDSPVLNTPLRQLNEIFSSLRAIVAGVRRDGRLFAPEPGDQLFAHDQIYVFAHSEDVDRALEIFGKPTEKQERVVIIGAGNVGLAVARALEARPERVRAKLIERDRHRAEAAADALERTIVLNGDGLSAELLEEAAVPRADAVLAITDDDKTNILASVRAKQAGAKLAIALINDPTLVPLMSALDIDAYINPRATTVSTILRHIRHGRVRDIYSIGDAEAEVIEAQVLSTSPISGRAIRDIEFPEGVLIGAVQKGDKVLKPSSDMRIEEGDIVLIFALSADVPEVERLLQVSIDFF; translated from the coding sequence ATGAAGATCATCATCTGCGGGGCAGGGCAGGTCGGCTGGCAGATCGCGCGGCATCTGTCGGTCGAGCGCAACGACGTGACCGTGATCGACAACAATGCCGAGCTGGTGCGACGGGCGACCGATGCGCTGGACGTGCAGGGCGTGACCGGTTTTGCCAGCCATCCCGACGTGCTGGACCGCGCCGGCGCGCGCGATGCCGACCTGATCATCGCAGCGACCCATTCGGACGAGGTGAACATGGTCACCTGCCAGGTGGCCCATTCGGTGTTCCAGATCCCGCGCAAGATCGCCCGGCTGCGCAGCGCCGCCTATCTGGATGCGATCTATTCCGATCTCTACCGCACCGAGCATCTGCCCATCGACGTGGTCATCAGCCCCGAGCGCGAGGTGGCGCAGGCGGCGATGCAGCGGCTGTCGGCACCCTCGACCTTCGATGCCGAGACCTTCATGGGCAACCGCGTTCACCTGTTGGGTATCGCGCTGGACGAGGACAGCCCGGTTCTGAATACGCCCCTGCGGCAGTTGAACGAGATCTTTTCCAGCCTGCGCGCCATTGTCGCCGGCGTGCGCCGTGATGGCCGGCTGTTCGCGCCCGAGCCCGGCGACCAGTTGTTCGCCCATGACCAGATCTATGTCTTCGCCCATTCCGAGGATGTCGACCGGGCGCTGGAGATCTTTGGCAAGCCCACCGAGAAGCAGGAGCGTGTGGTCATCATCGGCGCCGGCAATGTGGGCCTTGCGGTCGCACGTGCGCTCGAGGCGCGGCCCGAACGTGTCCGCGCCAAGCTGATCGAACGCGACCGCCACCGGGCCGAGGCTGCGGCGGATGCGCTCGAGCGGACCATTGTGCTGAACGGCGACGGGCTGTCGGCGGAACTGCTGGAAGAGGCCGCGGTGCCGCGCGCCGATGCGGTGCTGGCGATCACCGATGACGACAAGACCAACATCCTCGCCTCGGTCCGGGCCAAGCAGGCGGGGGCGAAGCTCGCCATCGCGCTGATCAACGACCCGACGCTGGTGCCGCTGATGTCGGCGCTGGACATCGACGCCTATATCAACCCGCGCGCCACGACCGTCTCGACCATCCTGCGCCATATCCGCCATGGCCGGGTGCGCGACATCTATTCCATCGGTGATGCCGAGGCCGAGGTGATCGAGGCGCAGGTGCTGTCCACCTCGCCGATTTCGGGCCGGGCGATCCGCGACATCGAGTTTCCCGAGGGCGTGCTGATCGGCGCGGTGCAGAAGGGCGACAAGGTGCTGAAGCCCAGCTCGGACATGCGCATCGAAGAGGGCGACATCGTGCTGATCTTCGCGCTGTCCGCCGATGTTCCCGAGGTCGAGCGCCTGCTTCAGGTCTCGATCGACTTCTTCTGA
- a CDS encoding TrkH family potassium uptake protein: protein MSVLIRLPLIVILAGIGALAMLIPAVYASVMDFDAIARNFFYSGILFLILAGMLGIATAANPAGPRARSMLLTMVATMGLLPLMLAVPFSESMPDTGLFNAWWEMVSSLTTTGASLYSADLLPLPLHLWRALVGWMGGLFMLVAAIAILAPLRVGGFELMSSPYGRQEYFERLPKSANPREIQPHLSSPSYQTELVDPAYRVLRAAQAVAPVYAGLTLVMWVILLLLGDSSIVALCRAMGTLATSGISPVIGPATDGAGVAGEVVVFLFLILALSRRFWPGGGELRSTERVIDDPELRLAAGIVLLVALVLFARHFIGAIDVAKTGAAEAAAGPAQQPFESVVRGAAAAWGGLFNGLSYLTTTGWNSADWQGARTWSGLSSPGLILAGLAIFGGGVATTAGGVKLLRVYALARHGEREMERIIHPRSIAGGGRMARRLRREGAYLAFIFFMLFAMSIAVVVTLISIQQIEFETATILSIAALTNTGPLAGAIPLTPTFEGTAGIASAPWEGWSGLSIFNKSILAGAMIVGRLETLAILALFTPDFWRR from the coding sequence ATGTCGGTCCTGATCCGCCTGCCGCTGATCGTGATCCTTGCCGGGATCGGCGCCTTGGCGATGCTGATCCCGGCTGTCTATGCCTCGGTGATGGATTTCGACGCCATCGCGCGCAATTTCTTCTATTCCGGTATCCTGTTCCTGATCCTCGCGGGGATGCTTGGCATCGCCACCGCCGCCAATCCGGCCGGTCCGCGCGCCCGCTCAATGCTTTTGACCATGGTGGCGACCATGGGCCTGTTGCCGCTGATGCTGGCGGTGCCTTTTTCCGAAAGCATGCCCGATACAGGCCTCTTCAACGCCTGGTGGGAGATGGTGTCGTCGCTGACCACCACCGGGGCCTCGCTCTATTCCGCCGACCTCTTGCCGCTGCCGCTGCATCTGTGGCGGGCGCTCGTCGGCTGGATGGGCGGGCTGTTCATGCTGGTCGCCGCCATCGCCATCCTCGCGCCACTGCGGGTGGGCGGCTTCGAACTGATGTCCTCACCCTATGGCCGGCAGGAATATTTCGAGCGGCTGCCGAAATCCGCCAACCCGCGTGAGATTCAGCCGCATCTGTCCAGCCCGTCCTATCAGACCGAGCTCGTCGATCCCGCCTATCGCGTACTGCGCGCGGCGCAGGCGGTTGCGCCGGTCTATGCCGGGCTGACGCTGGTCATGTGGGTGATCCTGCTGCTTCTGGGTGACAGCTCCATCGTGGCGCTGTGCCGGGCGATGGGGACACTGGCCACTTCGGGCATTTCGCCGGTCATCGGCCCGGCCACCGATGGCGCGGGCGTGGCGGGCGAGGTCGTAGTTTTCCTGTTCCTGATCCTCGCCCTCTCGCGGCGCTTCTGGCCGGGCGGGGGCGAGCTGCGCTCGACCGAGCGGGTCATCGACGATCCCGAACTGCGGCTGGCCGCCGGGATCGTGCTGTTGGTCGCACTGGTATTGTTCGCCCGCCATTTCATCGGTGCCATCGACGTGGCCAAGACCGGCGCTGCCGAAGCCGCCGCGGGCCCCGCGCAGCAGCCTTTCGAAAGCGTGGTGAGGGGCGCGGCGGCGGCCTGGGGCGGCCTCTTCAACGGTCTCAGCTATCTGACCACGACCGGCTGGAACAGCGCCGACTGGCAGGGCGCGCGGACCTGGTCGGGGCTCTCTTCGCCGGGTCTGATCCTGGCCGGGCTGGCAATCTTTGGCGGCGGCGTGGCGACCACGGCGGGTGGGGTGAAGCTGCTGCGCGTCTATGCCCTTGCGCGCCATGGCGAACGCGAGATGGAGCGGATCATCCACCCGCGCTCGATCGCCGGGGGCGGGCGCATGGCCCGGCGGCTGCGGCGCGAGGGCGCCTATCTGGCCTTCATCTTCTTCATGCTCTTTGCCATGTCCATCGCCGTGGTGGTCACGCTGATCTCGATCCAGCAGATCGAGTTCGAGACCGCGACCATCCTGTCCATCGCCGCGCTGACGAATACCGGCCCGCTGGCCGGAGCCATCCCCCTGACCCCGACCTTCGAGGGCACTGCCGGCATCGCCTCGGCCCCGTGGGAAGGCTGGTCGGGCCTGTCGATCTTCAACAAGTCCATCCTCGCCGGTGCGATGATCGTGGGGCGGCTGGAGACATTGGCGATTCTGGCCCTGTTCACGCCCGATTTCTGGCGTCGCTGA
- the hfq gene encoding RNA chaperone Hfq, which produces MAGDKQNLQDAFLNHVRKAKVPVTIFLINGVKLQGVITWFDNFCVLLRRDGQSQLVYKHAISTIMPGQPISLYEGED; this is translated from the coding sequence ATGGCTGGCGACAAGCAGAACCTTCAGGACGCGTTTCTCAATCACGTCCGCAAAGCCAAGGTGCCCGTCACGATCTTCCTGATCAACGGCGTGAAGCTGCAGGGCGTCATCACCTGGTTTGACAACTTCTGCGTGCTTCTGCGCCGCGATGGACAATCGCAGCTTGTCTACAAGCACGCGATCAGCACGATCATGCCGGGGCAGCCGATCAGCCTCTACGAAGGCGAGGACTGA
- the hflX gene encoding GTPase HflX, translated as MAETTSTEARPTRAYVIHPDLADRRTQRREPEHALAEAIALAHALPGTEIVGSEVARLRKPDAGRLFGKGKVAEIGERLAEAEVDLVLIDGPVTPVQQRNLEKAWEVKLLDRTGLILEIFADRARTREGVLQVELAALSYQRTRLVRAWTHLERQRGGLGFVGGPGETQIEADRRAIDEQMTRLRRQLERVVKTRTLHRAARAKVPYPIVALVGYTNAGKSTLFNRLTGAEVLAKDMLFATLDPTMRAIRLPDARGGTQGRKIILSDTVGFISDLPHELVAAFRATLEEVLEADLVLHVRDISHPETEEQAADVAEILDGLGVDEDVALIEVWNKIDALSADTRAALRRTDSRTEGVQAVSALTGEGLDDLIAAIDAHLGEALDEPRYPGQVVLPFSDGRRRAWLHEAGVVEREEAGEDGLHLDLRWTERQKATYEALSGGEAE; from the coding sequence TTGGCCGAAACCACCTCGACCGAGGCCCGGCCGACACGCGCCTATGTGATCCATCCCGACCTCGCAGATCGGCGCACCCAGCGGCGTGAACCCGAACATGCGCTGGCCGAGGCCATTGCGCTGGCTCATGCCCTGCCGGGGACCGAGATCGTCGGTTCCGAGGTCGCGCGGCTGCGCAAGCCCGATGCGGGTCGGCTGTTCGGCAAGGGCAAGGTCGCCGAGATCGGCGAGCGACTGGCCGAGGCCGAGGTTGATCTGGTGCTGATCGACGGCCCGGTGACCCCGGTCCAGCAGCGCAATTTGGAAAAGGCCTGGGAGGTCAAGCTTCTGGACCGGACCGGGCTGATCCTCGAGATATTCGCCGACCGCGCCCGCACGCGCGAGGGTGTCTTGCAGGTGGAACTGGCCGCCCTCAGCTATCAGCGCACCCGGCTGGTCCGGGCCTGGACCCACCTTGAACGCCAGCGGGGCGGGTTGGGATTCGTCGGCGGTCCGGGGGAAACCCAGATCGAGGCCGACCGCCGCGCCATCGATGAGCAGATGACCCGTCTGCGCCGGCAGCTGGAGCGCGTGGTGAAGACTCGCACCCTGCACCGCGCCGCGAGGGCCAAGGTGCCCTATCCGATCGTCGCGCTGGTTGGCTATACGAACGCGGGAAAATCGACGCTGTTCAACCGCCTGACCGGGGCCGAGGTGCTGGCCAAGGACATGCTTTTCGCCACGCTGGACCCGACCATGCGCGCCATTCGCCTGCCCGATGCGCGCGGCGGGACGCAGGGGCGCAAGATCATCCTCTCCGATACCGTGGGCTTCATCAGCGACCTGCCGCATGAACTGGTCGCCGCCTTCCGCGCCACACTGGAAGAGGTGCTGGAAGCCGATCTGGTCCTGCATGTCCGCGACATCAGCCATCCCGAAACCGAGGAACAGGCGGCGGATGTGGCCGAGATCCTCGACGGGCTGGGCGTGGACGAGGACGTGGCGCTGATCGAGGTCTGGAACAAGATCGACGCGCTGTCCGCCGATACCCGCGCCGCCCTGCGCCGCACCGATTCGCGCACCGAGGGTGTGCAGGCGGTCAGCGCCCTGACTGGCGAGGGACTGGACGACCTGATTGCCGCCATCGACGCCCATCTGGGCGAGGCCCTGGATGAACCGCGCTATCCGGGGCAGGTGGTGCTGCCCTTCTCGGACGGTCGCCGCCGGGCCTGGCTGCACGAGGCCGGCGTGGTCGAGCGCGAAGAGGCCGGCGAAGACGGGCTGCACCTCGACCTGCGCTGGACCGAACGGCAGAAGGCGACCTATGAGGCGCTGAGCGGCGGCGAAGCGGAATAG
- a CDS encoding formate dehydrogenase accessory sulfurtransferase FdhD, translating into MTEPLPPLPILPDPEAVSLTRAVTGLDQLGQPVELRVVEERPLTIWLNGREIVTAMTIGDHPDYLALGFLRNQGMLKPGEVVTGVDFDAEAEAVVVRTATQTDYEDKLSRKTRTSGCAVGTVFGDLMEGIAGLKLPAAEVRTSWLYALARQINTLPSLYLAAGAIHGTVLCQKDRVLVYMEDVGRHNAVDKIAGFMFRHGVEGTDKILYTTGRLTSEMVIKCAQMGIPVLASRSGFTGWGVEIAGQVGLTLIGRMRGQRFTCLAGAERLVFDADLASVPEEDRKHRRKSAADD; encoded by the coding sequence ATGACCGAGCCGCTGCCACCTCTGCCGATCTTGCCCGATCCCGAAGCCGTCAGCCTGACCCGTGCGGTGACGGGCCTTGACCAGTTGGGCCAGCCGGTCGAGTTGCGGGTGGTCGAGGAACGGCCGTTGACCATCTGGCTGAATGGCCGCGAGATCGTCACTGCCATGACCATCGGCGATCATCCCGACTATCTGGCGCTGGGGTTCTTGCGCAACCAGGGGATGCTGAAGCCGGGCGAGGTGGTGACCGGCGTCGATTTCGACGCCGAAGCCGAGGCGGTCGTGGTGCGCACCGCCACCCAGACGGATTACGAGGACAAGCTGTCGCGCAAGACCCGCACCTCGGGCTGCGCCGTGGGCACGGTCTTTGGCGACCTGATGGAGGGGATCGCGGGGCTGAAACTGCCTGCGGCCGAGGTTCGGACCAGCTGGCTCTATGCGCTGGCGCGCCAGATCAACACGCTGCCCTCGCTCTATCTCGCGGCCGGGGCGATCCATGGCACGGTGCTGTGCCAGAAGGACCGGGTGCTGGTCTACATGGAGGATGTTGGCCGCCACAATGCCGTGGACAAGATCGCCGGCTTCATGTTCCGCCACGGCGTCGAAGGGACAGACAAGATTCTTTACACCACCGGGCGGCTGACCAGCGAGATGGTCATCAAATGCGCGCAGATGGGCATTCCGGTGCTGGCGTCGCGCTCGGGCTTTACCGGCTGGGGCGTCGAGATCGCGGGGCAGGTGGGGCTGACGCTGATCGGCCGGATGCGCGGGCAGCGCTTCACCTGTCTGGCCGGGGCCGAGCGACTGGTTTTCGATGCCGATCTGGCCTCGGTCCCCGAGGAAGACCGCAAGCACCGGCGCAAGAGTGCCGCCGATGACTAG
- the mobA gene encoding molybdenum cofactor guanylyltransferase MobA — protein sequence MTRLPGVILAGGRATRMGGGDKGLRLVGGESLMDRVIARLGAQCATLALNANGDAGRFDALGLPVLSDSIEGFAGPLAGVLAGLDWAAGQGAEAIITAAADTPFFPDDLAARLQAAAGPQGLALAASPDEAGVIRQHPTFGLWPVALREDLRAALQGGLRKIVLWTEGHAAGRAVWSSDPYDPFFNVNTPEDIATAERLIGA from the coding sequence ATGACTAGGCTGCCAGGGGTCATTCTGGCGGGTGGACGGGCGACGCGCATGGGCGGCGGCGACAAGGGCTTGCGGTTGGTCGGCGGCGAAAGCCTGATGGATCGGGTGATCGCCCGGCTTGGCGCCCAATGCGCGACCTTGGCGCTGAACGCCAATGGCGATGCGGGGCGGTTCGACGCCCTTGGCCTGCCGGTGCTTTCGGACAGCATCGAGGGTTTTGCCGGGCCTCTGGCCGGTGTTCTGGCCGGACTCGACTGGGCGGCGGGGCAGGGGGCGGAGGCCATCATCACCGCCGCCGCCGATACGCCCTTCTTTCCCGACGATCTGGCGGCGCGGTTGCAAGCCGCTGCAGGGCCGCAGGGTCTGGCGCTGGCCGCCAGCCCCGACGAGGCCGGCGTGATCCGCCAGCATCCGACCTTCGGCCTCTGGCCCGTGGCGCTGCGCGAGGATCTGCGGGCGGCGCTGCAGGGCGGTTTGCGAAAGATCGTCCTCTGGACCGAAGGCCATGCTGCGGGCCGGGCGGTCTGGTCCTCGGACCCGTATGATCCATTCTTCAACGTCAACACGCCCGAGGATATTGCCACGGCGGAAAGGTTGATCGGCGCATGA
- the mobB gene encoding molybdopterin-guanine dinucleotide biosynthesis protein B: MKIFGITGQKNSGKTNLTGRLIHEFRQRGLMVSAIKHAHHAADIDVEGTDSFHLRAQGAGQVILSTPARWALMTELHVAAEPMLSDLIAHLEPCDIVLVEGYKTAPHPKIECHRPETGRPLLGEGYHIIAVASTAAPETALPVLGHDDTAALADFVWDHAQVIR, from the coding sequence ATGAAAATTTTCGGCATCACCGGGCAGAAGAATTCCGGCAAGACCAACCTGACCGGGCGGCTGATCCATGAATTCCGCCAGCGCGGGCTGATGGTCAGTGCGATCAAGCACGCCCATCACGCCGCCGATATCGATGTCGAGGGCACCGACAGCTTTCATCTGCGGGCGCAGGGGGCGGGGCAGGTGATCCTGTCGACGCCCGCGCGTTGGGCGTTGATGACGGAACTGCACGTGGCAGCAGAGCCGATGCTGAGCGATCTGATCGCCCATCTGGAGCCCTGCGACATCGTGCTGGTAGAGGGCTACAAGACCGCGCCGCATCCGAAGATCGAATGCCACCGCCCCGAGACCGGGCGGCCCCTGCTGGGCGAGGGCTATCACATCATCGCCGTCGCCTCGACCGCCGCGCCCGAAACAGCGTTGCCGGTGCTGGGCCATGACGACACGGCGGCGCTGGCGGATTTTGTCTGGGACCATGCGCAGGTGATCCGGTGA
- a CDS encoding molybdopterin-binding protein, translating into MNRPEKSSMPPGVDWLPVAEAQARLRAALSPLKGTEEVATGEALGRVLAADAFARRSNPPRANAAVDGFGFAHESAAEELPLAEGRAAAGQPFAGALPKGQAVKILTGAILPEGVDTVILQEESHVTGARVRFDRIPKRGANTRMAGEDMAEGALALPKGRRLTPADLALASALGIARLAVRPRLRVGVLSTGDEIIASPDLPALPHQIWDANRPMLLALAQGWAAEAVDLRHAPDDPAAIAAALDRGARECDLILTSGGASAGDEDHVSRLLTEQGELTAWRIAMKPGRPLALACWQGVPVIGLPGNPVAALVCALIFARPAASLIAGAGWREPLAFTVPAAFGKSKRPGRREYLRARLNADGAAEVFESEGSGRISGLSWAEGLVELPDGAVEVAPGTPVRYLPFAHFQ; encoded by the coding sequence GTGAACCGCCCCGAGAAATCCTCGATGCCGCCCGGGGTGGACTGGTTGCCGGTGGCTGAGGCGCAGGCGCGGCTCAGGGCGGCGCTGTCGCCGCTCAAAGGGACCGAAGAGGTGGCGACGGGTGAGGCCCTGGGGCGGGTGCTGGCAGCGGATGCTTTTGCCCGGCGGTCGAACCCGCCGCGCGCCAACGCGGCGGTGGATGGGTTCGGTTTTGCCCATGAGAGCGCCGCCGAGGAATTGCCCTTGGCCGAGGGCCGGGCGGCGGCGGGACAGCCCTTTGCGGGGGCCTTGCCCAAGGGGCAGGCGGTGAAGATCCTGACCGGGGCGATCCTGCCCGAGGGCGTCGATACGGTGATCCTGCAAGAGGAAAGCCATGTGACCGGCGCGCGCGTGCGGTTCGACCGGATCCCGAAGCGCGGGGCGAATACCCGCATGGCGGGCGAGGACATGGCCGAGGGGGCGTTGGCTTTGCCCAAGGGGCGGCGGCTGACGCCCGCTGATCTGGCGCTCGCTTCGGCTTTGGGGATCGCGCGGCTGGCGGTGCGGCCACGATTGCGCGTCGGCGTGCTGTCGACCGGCGACGAGATCATCGCCAGCCCCGACCTGCCCGCGCTGCCGCATCAGATCTGGGATGCGAACCGGCCGATGCTTCTGGCCTTGGCCCAAGGCTGGGCAGCGGAGGCGGTCGATCTGCGCCATGCGCCCGATGATCCCGCCGCCATCGCCGCGGCGCTGGACCGGGGCGCGCGGGAGTGCGACCTGATCCTGACCTCGGGCGGGGCCTCGGCGGGGGACGAGGATCATGTCAGCCGGCTGTTGACCGAACAGGGCGAGCTGACGGCGTGGCGGATCGCGATGAAGCCGGGGCGGCCCTTGGCGCTGGCCTGCTGGCAGGGCGTTCCGGTGATCGGCCTGCCGGGCAACCCGGTCGCGGCGCTGGTCTGCGCGCTGATCTTTGCCCGCCCCGCCGCCAGCCTGATCGCCGGCGCGGGCTGGCGCGAGCCGCTGGCCTTCACGGTTCCCGCCGCGTTCGGCAAATCGAAACGCCCCGGGCGGCGCGAATATCTGCGCGCCCGGCTGAACGCGGATGGCGCGGCAGAGGTGTTCGAGTCCGAAGGCTCGGGCCGGATCAGCGGGCTAAGCTGGGCCGAGGGCCTGGTCGAACTGCCCGACGGCGCGGTCGAGGTCGCGCCCGGAACGCCGGTCCGCTATCTGCCCTTTGCCCATTTTCAATGA
- a CDS encoding invasion associated locus B family protein, with translation MRHVLISALFAATLPLAALAQDATAPEAAEAPAEISNGQAFDDWTVRCEALGVNRTRCMLSQRISMRETNQLLAELLAFWTDDGKQILVAQVPVGAHLPSSFVLQPEGATEDEQLPFIWQACSPQICEAVNLPDQAALDRLTGAEQVLAGYRPAVGAEMAVFPISTKGLSEGMAALKPAASTE, from the coding sequence ATGCGACATGTTCTGATTTCCGCCCTTTTCGCCGCCACCCTGCCGCTTGCCGCGCTTGCGCAGGACGCCACCGCGCCCGAGGCTGCCGAAGCGCCCGCCGAGATTTCGAACGGGCAGGCCTTCGACGACTGGACCGTGCGCTGCGAGGCGCTGGGGGTGAACCGCACCCGCTGCATGTTGAGCCAGCGGATCTCGATGCGCGAAACCAACCAGCTCTTGGCCGAACTGCTGGCCTTCTGGACCGATGACGGGAAACAGATCCTCGTCGCGCAGGTGCCGGTGGGGGCGCATCTGCCCTCGAGCTTCGTCCTGCAACCCGAAGGTGCGACCGAGGACGAGCAGCTTCCCTTCATCTGGCAGGCCTGCAGCCCGCAGATCTGCGAGGCGGTGAACCTGCCCGATCAGGCGGCGCTGGACCGGTTGACCGGGGCCGAGCAGGTGCTGGCTGGATACCGTCCTGCCGTAGGTGCCGAGATGGCGGTTTTTCCGATTTCGACCAAGGGTTTAAGCGAGGGCATGGCGGCGCTGAAACCGGCTGCGTCAACCGAGTAA
- a CDS encoding ABC transporter substrate-binding protein: protein MTKFLNTRAMLLATALAFAPAAYAETPADVLVVAHTIDDIISLDPAQSFEFSGNDVNNNTYDRLVDFDPLDLDKGFQPSLAESWEVSEDGLSITFTMREGVKFHSGNPVRAEDAAWSLQRAVKLDKTPAFILTQFGFTADNVETNITADGNKLTLTMDKPYAPSFVLNCLTANIASVVDKELVMQHVEGEDMGNAWLSNNDAGSGAYVLAGWTPNEAVQLTAFADYFQGAPKMARVIVKNVAESSAQRLQLEAGDIDVARNLTPTDVEAVSTVEGIKVQDEPRGRILYMGLNQKDEVLSNPKVVEAMKYLVDYEGIAGSFLKGQFMVHQAFLPSGYLGALDENPYTYDVAKAKALIEEAGMAGKTITTKVRDLREYVDTAQALQASMAEAGLTLNIEQMTGAQVLDAYRAREVPIFLGEWGPDYSDPNTNAATFAYNPDNSDEANATGLLAWRNAYAVPEAMGKATVDATLEQDGEKRAQMYIDLQKQYQAEAPIVPLFQRIEPTGLRDGVENWNSGKAVTSVIYRAVTKGE from the coding sequence ATGACCAAGTTCTTGAACACGCGGGCGATGCTGCTGGCCACGGCGCTGGCCTTCGCGCCGGCGGCCTATGCCGAGACTCCGGCCGATGTGCTGGTCGTGGCCCACACGATCGACGACATCATCAGCCTCGACCCGGCGCAGTCCTTCGAATTCTCGGGCAATGACGTCAACAACAACACCTATGACCGCCTGGTCGATTTCGACCCGCTCGACCTGGACAAGGGCTTCCAGCCGAGCCTCGCCGAAAGCTGGGAGGTCAGCGAGGACGGGCTGTCGATCACCTTCACCATGCGCGAAGGCGTCAAGTTCCACTCGGGCAATCCGGTCCGGGCCGAGGATGCCGCCTGGTCGCTGCAGCGTGCGGTGAAGCTGGACAAGACCCCGGCCTTCATCCTGACCCAGTTCGGCTTCACCGCCGACAATGTCGAGACGAACATCACCGCGGACGGCAACAAGCTGACGCTGACGATGGACAAGCCCTATGCGCCCAGCTTCGTGCTGAACTGCCTCACCGCCAACATCGCCAGCGTGGTCGATAAAGAGCTGGTGATGCAGCATGTCGAGGGCGAGGACATGGGCAATGCCTGGCTGTCGAACAACGATGCCGGCTCGGGCGCCTATGTGCTGGCCGGCTGGACCCCGAACGAGGCGGTGCAGCTGACGGCCTTTGCCGACTACTTCCAGGGCGCGCCGAAGATGGCGCGGGTGATCGTGAAGAACGTCGCCGAGTCGAGCGCGCAGCGCCTGCAGCTCGAGGCCGGCGATATCGACGTGGCCCGCAACCTGACGCCGACGGATGTAGAGGCGGTCTCGACCGTCGAGGGCATCAAGGTTCAGGACGAGCCGCGTGGCCGTATCCTCTACATGGGTCTGAACCAGAAGGACGAGGTTCTGTCCAATCCCAAGGTTGTCGAGGCGATGAAATATCTCGTCGATTACGAGGGCATCGCCGGCAGCTTCCTGAAGGGCCAGTTCATGGTGCATCAGGCCTTCCTGCCCTCGGGCTACCTGGGTGCGCTGGACGAGAACCCCTATACCTATGATGTCGCCAAGGCAAAGGCGCTGATCGAGGAAGCCGGCATGGCCGGCAAGACCATCACCACCAAGGTTCGCGACCTGCGCGAATATGTCGACACGGCTCAGGCGCTGCAGGCTTCCATGGCCGAGGCCGGGCTGACGCTGAACATCGAGCAGATGACCGGCGCGCAGGTGTTGGATGCCTATCGTGCCCGCGAAGTGCCGATCTTCCTTGGCGAATGGGGCCCGGATTATTCCGACCCGAACACCAATGCCGCGACCTTCGCTTATAACCCCGACAACAGCGACGAGGCCAATGCCACCGGCCTTCTGGCCTGGCGCAACGCCTATGCCGTGCCCGAGGCGATGGGCAAGGCAACCGTCGATGCCACGCTGGAGCAGGACGGCGAGAAGCGCGCCCAAATGTATATCGACCTGCAGAAGCAATATCAGGCCGAGGCGCCGATCGTGCCGCTGTTCCAGCGGATCGAGCCGACCGGGTTGCGCGACGGGGTCGAGAACTGGAACTCGGGCAAGGCGGTGACCTCGGTCATCTATCGCGCGGTTACCAAGGGCGAATAA